In the genome of Pelagibacterium nitratireducens, one region contains:
- a CDS encoding ABC transporter substrate-binding protein → MTRLGLIAGVLLATSAMAGIANAETFRWSATTDPSTMDPHAANLAPVTSFLNNIYEGLVRRGKDMALEPSLATSWEPLEDEDGWRFHLREGVTFHDGSTFNADDVLFSYERGISEQSDVRSWFAPVSEVRVVDDLTVEIVLNAPNPIFPDSIANWMIMDRDWAQANGSIAPARDQQTAATLETNGTGPFMLVDREPGVQTTLVPNPDWWDTPEHNITQAVFNPITTAATAIAALVSNEVDMLASVPVQDVERLRASEGITIFEGIEARVIMLGFGHDKDMLYGGDGSVQGNPFQDVLVRRAVAHAVNVEAIDQILMNGLAKPASQLQPAGLSGYSQEHSDRPEYDLERAAQLLDEAGHPDGFSFNFKCTNDRYLNDSEVCQAIVAMLAQIGLEAQLEAIPVANYWTELREGNYDMYLLGWSPGTFDAEHPIRFLAHTPTDTLGTWNYGGYSNARIDELLPMVQSELDPQLRQSMLDEIAGILQEEVAYVPLYEEPLVWAARDGISVVQRPDNFFMLRWVTVDR, encoded by the coding sequence ATGACCAGATTAGGGCTTATAGCGGGTGTGCTGTTAGCGACATCTGCGATGGCTGGCATTGCCAACGCCGAGACCTTTCGCTGGTCAGCCACGACCGATCCATCGACCATGGATCCTCATGCGGCCAATCTGGCACCGGTCACCTCGTTTCTCAACAACATATACGAAGGGCTCGTCCGCCGCGGCAAGGACATGGCGCTCGAACCCTCTCTGGCCACCAGTTGGGAGCCGCTCGAGGATGAAGATGGCTGGCGCTTCCATTTGCGCGAAGGGGTCACGTTTCATGACGGTTCGACCTTCAACGCCGACGATGTGCTGTTTTCCTACGAGCGTGGGATCTCCGAACAGTCGGACGTTCGCTCATGGTTCGCGCCGGTATCTGAAGTTCGCGTAGTGGACGATCTCACCGTTGAGATCGTGCTCAATGCGCCCAACCCGATTTTCCCCGATTCCATCGCCAACTGGATGATCATGGATCGCGACTGGGCCCAGGCCAATGGCTCGATTGCCCCGGCCCGCGATCAGCAGACCGCGGCTACATTGGAGACCAACGGCACAGGGCCATTTATGCTGGTCGATCGGGAACCAGGGGTCCAAACAACGCTCGTGCCCAATCCTGACTGGTGGGATACCCCCGAACACAACATCACCCAAGCCGTCTTCAATCCAATTACCACAGCCGCGACCGCAATCGCCGCCCTTGTCTCCAACGAGGTGGACATGCTGGCTTCGGTGCCGGTCCAGGACGTCGAGCGCTTGCGGGCCAGTGAGGGCATCACGATCTTTGAAGGGATCGAGGCACGCGTTATCATGCTCGGCTTCGGCCACGACAAGGACATGCTTTATGGCGGCGATGGCTCGGTGCAAGGCAATCCCTTTCAGGACGTGTTGGTTCGCCGGGCCGTAGCGCATGCGGTCAACGTCGAGGCCATCGATCAAATCCTGATGAACGGCCTCGCCAAGCCCGCAAGCCAGCTTCAACCCGCCGGATTGTCAGGCTATTCACAAGAACATTCCGACCGCCCGGAATATGACCTCGAACGGGCAGCCCAACTTTTGGACGAGGCCGGCCATCCCGACGGGTTCAGCTTCAATTTCAAGTGTACCAACGATCGCTATCTCAACGATTCAGAGGTCTGCCAGGCCATCGTTGCCATGCTCGCTCAGATCGGCCTGGAAGCGCAGCTCGAGGCAATTCCGGTTGCCAATTACTGGACCGAGCTGCGTGAAGGCAATTACGATATGTATCTGCTCGGCTGGTCACCGGGCACCTTCGACGCTGAGCACCCGATCCGCTTTCTTGCACACACGCCGACCGACACTCTGGGCACATGGAACTACGGTGGCTACTCGAACGCCCGCATCGATGAATTGCTTCCCATGGTCCAATCAGAACTCGATCCCCAATTGCGTCAGTCCATGCTCGACGAAATCGCCGGCATTCTGCAAGAGGAGGTCGCATACGTTCCGCTCTATGAAGAACCGCTCGTCTGGGCGGCACGCGACGGGATATCAGTCGTGCAGCGTCCCGACAATTTCTTCATGCTGCGCTGGGTCACTGTCGATCGCTAG
- a CDS encoding nucleotidyltransferase family protein gives MRANAALMNVLDILRLQALPQALVGGGAVYQTVWNALTGRPAWYGVKDIDVIYFDDTDLSYEGEDTVIRRVGALMCDAPVPVEIRNQARVHLWFGEKFGFDVAPLKSSAEALTRYASRTHAVAVALEDDRHLRIEAPFGLDDLFAFCVTPNRLGKSRQAHIEKGERARRVWPEVEVMPWADEDGRGDLTNPVVGEPETRPVVSNIRYSHNIYYGTFITNNKCGHGRVELQKASLEPFRI, from the coding sequence GTGCGTGCCAATGCCGCTCTGATGAACGTGCTGGATATTTTGCGACTTCAAGCGTTGCCGCAGGCGCTGGTTGGTGGCGGGGCCGTGTATCAGACGGTCTGGAACGCGCTGACGGGGCGACCGGCCTGGTATGGGGTCAAGGATATCGACGTCATCTATTTCGACGATACCGACCTCAGCTATGAGGGCGAGGACACCGTGATACGTCGTGTTGGAGCGCTTATGTGCGATGCGCCAGTGCCTGTCGAAATCCGCAATCAGGCGCGCGTGCATTTGTGGTTCGGTGAAAAGTTCGGGTTCGATGTAGCGCCACTGAAATCGTCGGCCGAAGCGCTGACGCGCTACGCGTCGCGGACACACGCGGTTGCTGTCGCGCTGGAGGATGATCGCCACCTCAGGATCGAGGCGCCGTTCGGGCTGGATGACCTGTTTGCGTTCTGCGTGACACCGAACAGATTGGGCAAGAGTCGTCAGGCTCATATCGAAAAGGGCGAAAGAGCCCGGCGCGTGTGGCCGGAGGTCGAGGTTATGCCGTGGGCGGACGAGGACGGCAGGGGCGATTTAACCAATCCGGTGGTCGGGGAGCCTGAAACGAGGCCGGTCGTATCGAATATCCGTTATTCGCATAATATATATTATGGAACTTTTATCACGAACAACAAGTGCGGGCATGGCCGTGTGGAGCTGCAAAAAGCCTCTCTAGAGCCGTTCAGGATTTGA
- a CDS encoding DUF4180 domain-containing protein, with protein sequence MGRTAIWIANLRTFVVDEAEKLPAENLANDLIGLAWEHEAERIVVPAGCLPDEVFDLRSGILGEMAQKASNYRVRMVIIGDVSGHVEASKAFRDYVYETNKGLTLWFVADMAALEARLVS encoded by the coding sequence ATGGGCCGTACCGCTATCTGGATCGCCAATCTAAGAACGTTTGTCGTCGATGAGGCGGAGAAGCTGCCAGCTGAGAATTTGGCCAATGATCTGATCGGGTTGGCGTGGGAGCATGAAGCGGAGCGTATCGTCGTGCCGGCCGGTTGCCTGCCGGACGAGGTGTTTGACTTGCGGTCAGGAATTCTGGGCGAAATGGCTCAGAAAGCGTCCAATTATCGCGTTCGGATGGTCATTATCGGGGATGTCTCTGGCCATGTGGAAGCGAGCAAAGCCTTTCGTGATTACGTTTATGAGACCAACAAGGGACTGACGCTCTGGTTCGTGGCCGATATGGCGGCGCTCGAGGCGCGGCTTGTGAGCTGA